The genomic DNA GCGGCACGTCGAAGGGCCTCGAGCTCCCGATCGCCGCTCCGAACTCGCAGGGTGAGCTGGTGCGCGACGCGAACGTCGAGAACTCGGTGTTCGCCCGCACGCTGGCCTCCGACGTGGTGAACGCGTCGGGCGAGGTCCTGGCCGCGGCCGGCGACGACGTGGGCGACGTGCTCATCGACAAGCTGGTCGCCGCGGGCGTCGAGACCATCAAGGTCCGCTCGGTCCTGACCTGCGACTCCGCCGTCGGCGTGTGCGCGCAGTGCTACGGCCGTTCGCTCGCGACCGGCAAGACCGTCGACATCGGCGAGGCCGTCGGCATCATCGCGGCCCAGTCGATCGGTGAGCCCGGTACCCAGCTGACGATGCGTACCTTCCACACCGGTGGTTCGGCGTCGGCGGATGACATCACGCAGGGTCTGCCCCGTGTGCAGGAGCTGTTCGAGGCGCGTACCCCCAAGGGTGCATCGCCGATCGCGGAGGCCGACGGCCGCATCACGATCGACGAGACCGAGAAGGCCAAGAAGGTCATCCTCACGCCCGACAACGGCGACGAGCCCGTCGTCTACCCGGTGCTGAAGCGTGCCACCCTCCTCGTCGAGGACGGCCAGCACGTCTCGGTCGGTCAGCCCCTGCAGGTCGGCACGCTCGACCCCAAGGAGGTCATGCGCGTCATGGGTGCCCGCGAGGTGCAGAAGTACCTCGTCGGCGGTGTCCAGGGCGTCTACCGCTCGCAGGGTGTGCCGATCCACGACAAGCACATCGAGGTCATCGTCCGCCAGATGCTCCGCAAGGTCACCGTCGTCGACCACGCCGACACGACCCTGCTGCCGGGTGAGATGGTCGACCTGAAGCGCTACCAGCAGATCAACCGCGAGGCCGTGGCCGAGGGCAAGCGCCCCGCGTCCGGTCGCCCGGAGCTGATGGGTATCACGAAGGCGTCGCTCGCGACCGAGTCGTGGCTGTCCGCTGCGTCCTTCCAGGAGACGACCCGCGTGCTCACGCAGGCCGCCATGGAGGGCAAGCGCGACCCGCTGGTCGGTCTCAAGGAGAACGTCATCATCGGAAAGCTCATCCCCGCCGGAACCGGTCTCTCGAAGTACCGCGACGTCACGGTCGAGGCCACCGAGGAAGCCAAGAGTGAGCGCTACCCGAACCGGATCTTCGCATCCGACGGCGCGTACGCGGACGGCGACTTCGGCTACGTCGACTTCGACGCGTTCTCGACGGACGACATCACCCCCGGTACCTACAACTGAGGTGTGAGTGAGTGAACGAAGGCCCCGGGGTTCTCCCCGGGGCCTTCGTCGTCCCTCGGCGCGGTCGGGTGTGCACAGCTTCGGAGATCCGGCGCGGCGCGCCGCCGGTGGGGCTCATCCATCGGGGTGTCGGGTGTCATCTCCGAAGCTGTGACCGGGGCGGGGCGGTAGGGTCGGCGAGTGACCACTGAGACTTCCCCCGGCGGCGCGGCCGTCGTCATCGGAGACGCCCTGATCGACGAGATCCGGGATGAGGCCGGCGTCCGCGAGTTCGTCGGCGGAGCCGCCCTGAACGTCGCGGTGGGGCTGCGCCGGCTCGGAATCCCCACGACGCTCATCGCGATGGTGGGGGAGGACGTCGCCGGCGCGCACATCCGCGAGTATCTGGCCGATCACGGCGTGCGGCTGATCGCGAGCGCGGCACCGCACGGGTCGTCGCGGGCCGTCGTGACCCGGACCGCGAACGGCGAGCCGAGCTACGTCTTCAACCGCGCGGCCCAGGAGCGGACCGTCCGGTACTCCGACGAGGCGAAGGCTGCCATCGCCGGCGCGGACATCGTCGCGGTGAGCTGCTTCCCCTTCGATGTCCCGGCCGAGGTCGAGGCCCTCGCCGCCGCGGTGGAGGGCGCGCGGCTGGCGATCGACCCGAATCCCCGCACCGGGATGCTGTCCGACCGCGAGGAGTTCGTCCGCGGCTTCGAGCGGCTGGCCGCGCGGGCGGACCTGGTGAAGGTCGGCGCCGACGATGCCGACGTGCTCTATGACGGCGACCTCGACACCCTGCGCGCGCGGCTCCGGGGCCTCGGCGTCACGGCGGTGCTGGCGACGGCCGGAGCGGACGGCGCCGTGCTCGAATCGGACGCCGGGTCGGTCTCGGCCCCCATCTCGGCGCTGCCGGGTCGGGTGGTCGATACCGTGGGCGCGGGGGACGCGACGCTCGCCGCCGTCGCCGCCGGACTGGTGGACGGGGCCCCGAAGGCGGTCGAAGGATGGTCCGCCCTGCTCGAGCGCGCGATGGATGTGGCCGCCGCGACCTGCCGCGCCGAGGGCGGGCTGCTGCGCACACCGGAGTCGCTGGCCGCCGCCGACCGCGGCGTGCACGGGAGCTGACGCCTCGATTTCTCGCGCCCGCATCCGGCAGGTATGATTGTTCTTCGTGCCCCCGGTTGGCTGTTCAAGTCGGACGGGTGCGCTCTGGCGAGTTACCCAAGTGGCCAAAGGGATCTGACTGTAAATCAGCCGTCTTCGACTTCGGGGGTTCGAATCCCTCACTCGCCACCACGGAAGCCCCCGCTCGCGGGGGCTTCTCCCGTTCCCGGCCTCACCTCCGCGCCGAGTTCCTAGACTGGAGCGATGCGACCTCTCACCGAAGCCGACGTCCGGGCCTCGTTCGTGAACGCGGACGCCGACGAGCTGCGCGTCATAGAGATGCCGCACGACTTCCTCCTCGTGGACTGGGACTACCTCGACTTCTTCGCCTGGCGCGACCCGAGCGCCGGCAAGCGCGGCTACGTCCTCATCCCGCACGAGGGACGCGTGGTCGGCGTGGTGCTGCGGGCGTCGGAACCAGGGCGCGGGCGCTCGGGCATGTGCAACATCTGCCACACGATGCAGCCGGGCAACCAGGTGGCGCTGTTCGCGGCGCGACGCACGGGAGAGGCGGGGGAGCGCGGCGACTCGGTCGGCACCTACATCTGCGCCGATCTGTCCTGCCACGAGAACGTGCGCCTGGCGCATCCGCTCGCACCGAACGAGATCCGGGCGGCGGGACAGGTCGACTTCCGGCTCGATGGCACCCGGCGGCGGATGGAGCGGTTCGTGGCTCGCGTCTGGGAGGGCGCCTGAGCGCGACTAACCTGGAGGCATCCGCCTGTGCTCGAAGGAGAAGCCATGAGTGATGCCATCCTGTTCGCCGTCGACGAGGGGATGGCGCGGCTCACGCTCAACCGTCCGACCCGCCTCAACGCCTTCAACGCCGATCTGGCGTACGCCTGGCGGGATGCGACCGTCGAGGCGACGTCGCGCGACGACGTGCAGGCCATCCTCATCGACGCGGCGGGACCGGCGTTCTGCGCGGGCGGTGACGTGATCGACATGGCGACGACCATGGGGTCGTCCGGGGCGGAGATCACCGCGCTGGCGGAGGTCATCAACACGGGGATCCGCGCGCTCACGGAGTCGAGCGTCCCCGTGGTCGCCGCGGCGCACGGGACGACGGCCGGTGGCGGACTCGGCATCCTGCTCGCCACGGACTACGCGGTGGTGGGCTCGCGGTCGCAGCTCGGGAGCCTGTACGCGAACATCGGCCTCACGCCCGACCTCTCCGTGTCGGCGCAGCTCGCGCGGGCCGTGGGTCAGCGCCGTGCCCTCCAGCTCGTGCTGCAGGACCGGCTGCTCACGGCCGCGGAGGCTCTCGACTGGGGTCTGGTGGCCGAGGTCGTGGAGGGCGAGGACGGCAGGACGGAGGCCGACCGGGTCCGTGCGCGGGCCGAGGAGGTCGCGCGGTTCTGGCTCGCCGGTGCCGCCGACGCGTACGGGCAGGCCAAGCGGCTGGTGCGGTCGCAGCCGGAGCGCACCTTCGCCGAGCAGCTGAGCGAGGAGGCCCGGTCCATCGGCGCCGCCCTGGAGACCCCGGACGCACAGGCGCGGGTCGCGGCCTTCGCGGCGGCCTCCGCGAAGAAGGCCGGCTGACCCTTCCTCCCCAGACCTCGGTCGGTCCCCGATCTCCTTCGCACTCGAGGGAAGCCGGAACAAGCGGGCCCGCGCGTGGCAGGATGAAGGCATCGCCGCTCGACGAGAGGATCCCCATGTCCCATCCGGACACCGCCCGGCTGCAGCCGCAGGGTGACAAGAAGAACATGTCGCTGCTCATCAGGGGCTCGCTGTGGGTCGCGATCGGCGCCCTCATCGCCGCGGCTCTGGTCTGCGTCGTGTGGGTCCTGGTCGGTGATCAGAACGGCCTCATCGGTCGCGCCTTCCTCACGATCCTCCTGCTCGCCGCCTTCGCCGGGATCGCCATCCTCGAGGCGGGCCTCGCGCCGAACCGGCCGGACTGGCTCCAGCTCGCGAGCATGGTCTCCTGGGTCATCGCGCTCCTCGTCGGCCTCGTGAAGATCTGGCTCCCGGAAGACGGGCTCTACTTCGGCGCGGAGCGCTTCTTCCAGCTGCTGCTCGTGATCGGGATCCTGCAGCTCGCACTGCTCCATGTGCGGCTCTTCACCCGTGCCGCGCAGCGCCATGTCACGACCTTCACGAAGGTGATCCACATCGTGACGATCGTCTTCCTCGGCGCCCTCGTCGCCCTGCTGGTCTTCTTCCTCGCGTTCCCCAACACCTTCGACTACACCGAGCTGTACTGGCGCATCGTCGTCGCCCTCACGATCCTCGTCGCCGTCGGCACCACGCTCATTCCGCTGCTCAACGCCCTGTTCGCGCCGAAGAAGGCTCCTGCCGCCCGGCCGGTCGCCTCCGCGCCGTCCTGGCCGACCTACGCCGACGGGATCACGCCCCTCCCGGTCCTTCCGGACGGGAGCCCGGACTGGAATGCGTTCTACACGGGGTACCCCTCGACGGCTCCCCAGGCCCTGGGTCAGGCGCCCGCCGCGGGGTTCCCCGTGGCGACCCCGCCCCCTGGCGCCGACGGCTCCGGCCCTTCCGGACTTCGCGGCGCCTCCCGCTCCTGGCCCTGTGCCTCCCGCGCCCGACCTGCCGGCGCCGCCGCAGCCGGCGTCGCCCTCGTCGGCACCTGCGCAGCCGGCGCCGCCGCAGCCCGCTCCGCCCACCCAGGGTGAGCCCCCGGCCTTCCCGCCGCCGCCGCCCGCACCCTCGCACCCGGCGCTGTGATCGACGCTCTCGAGCTCAGCGCGCTGGCGACGGAGATCGCCGAGGAGGCGGGTGCGCTCGCCCGTACCCGACGCCGGGAGGGCGTCCGGCTCGCGGCGACCAAGTCGACGCTCGCCGACATCGTGACCGAGGCGGACCGCGAGGTGGAGGCGCTCATCCGCGAGCGACTGCGCGCGGCGCGGCCGGCGGACGGTTTCCTCGGCGAGGAGTCGGGGGCGGCCACCGGCGACAGCGGCATCACGTGGGTGGTCGACCCCATCGACGGCACGGTGAACTACGCCTACGGCATCCCCGCGTACAACGTGAGCATCGCGGCCGTCAGCGGCCCTCCGGAGCCCGACGCATGGGAGGCGCTGGCCGCCGCCGTGCACGCGCCCGCCATCGGCGAGACCTTCGCGGCCGCTCGCGGGCACGGTGCCTGGTCGGACGGCGTCCGGCTCGCGGTGACCGCGGTGACCGACGCCGGGGCACTCCTGGCGACCGGGTTCGGCTACGACCCGGCGACGCACGACGGCGACCTCGCGACGGTCCGCCGGGTGATGCCCATCGCCCGGGATCTCCGCCGTATGGGTTCGGCGGCCCTGGACCTGGCCTACGTGGCGGCGGGCCGACTGGACGGATACTTCGAGCGCGGCCTCAAACCGTGGGATCACGCGGCGGGTGCCCTGCTCGTCCAGGAAGCGGGTGGGCGCGTGAGCCGGATCGACCGGGAATCGCCGCGGCCCTTCCTGATCGCGGGTGGCGTGACCGTGCACGACCGACTCCGGGATATCCTCGATGAGGAAAAACCCTGACCGATCCATGGCTTTCACAGGAGGATCGGGGTAGTGTTTACCCGATCGTTACTTTCACCACCCGAAGGTGAGAGTTGTCATTGCGCCCCCGAGCATCACGAACGACCGAGAGATTAGCTTTGCCCTTCGAGAACCCCCAGGCTGCCGCTGCGCCCACGCGCCGGTCCAGCCGCCCTCGCACTGCGGCCTCCGAGGCCTCGGCGAGCGGGTCGACGGCACCCCTCGCTGACGCGGAGACCGTGATCGCCCTCGCTGCTGTCATCCCCCTGTCCCGTCGCGCCGCGCGTCAGCGCCAGGCCGAGGTGCCCCCGGTGCCGGTCGCACCCGAGGAGCCCTTCATCGCCGCGGCTGCACCCGCCATCGCCGATGTCCCCGCGGTGCCCGTCGTCGCCGAGATCGTCGAGAAGTCCGAAGACACGGTCCCGGTCGAGGACATCGCCCCGGCATCCGAGCCCTTCGTCGCCGAGGCTGACGCCGAGGGCGACGCCTTCGAGCGCGCCTCCCGCGCCTTCCGTGAGACCGGCTCCATCCCGACGCCGTCGGCGTCCCGCCGTTCGGCTTTCGTCGCGAACGCCGCATCGCAGACCGCGCCGAACATCGGCACCGCCGGCCTCGCGGCCGTCGGTCCTCGCCGCACCCGCCGCATCCGCAAGACCCTCGCCGCCGGTGCCACCGTCGGCGCGATGGGGCTCGCCGGACTCCTGGCCGTGTCCATGACCCTGCCCGCGGAGGCCGTCGCGGCCGCCCAGGGCGGATCGCTCGCCTCGACGTCCCTCGTCACGGCGGCTGCCGCCGATGCGGCAGGCTCGGCGGACGACGAGATCCAGGCCTTCGTCGCGCCGTCGGGCGTGCAGAACGAGCCGCTCTCGCGCGCCGACAACTTCAGCACGGTCTCGCTCGTCGAGGTCGCGGCCGAGCAGGGCATCAACTACTCCGGCGAGATCTTCACGAACGACCCGGACGCCGCCATCCAGTGGCCGTTCCTCGTCGGAGTGGGCATGAGCTACGGCTACGGCATGCGCAGCGGCCGCCTCCACGAGGGCATCGACTTCGTGCCGGGCAACGGTGCGCCCATCCAGGCGATCGCCGACGGCACCGTCCGCATCGCGACCGAGCAGGGCGCCGCCTACGGTGTCACGGTCTACATCGACCACGTCATCGACGGCTCGGTCATCACGAGCCACTACTCGCACATGCAGTACGGCTCGCTGCAGGTGAAGGCGGGCGACAAGGTCAAGGTCGGCGACATCGTCGGCAAGACCGGTAACACCGGCCGCTCCTACGGGGCGCACCTGCACTTCGAGCTCATCGTGAACGGGACGACCATCGACCCGATGCCGTGGCTCAAGAAGAACGCCGGACGCACGTCGCTCACCTCGGAGGAGTGACCGTCTCGATTTCATGAGGACGCCACAGTGATGGTATTCTCGTGTGGTTGCCCCGCGAGGGGCAGCACGCCCCGATAGCTCAGTGGCAGAGCACTTCCATGGTAAGGAAGGGGTCGTCAGTTCAATCCTGACTCGGGGCTCGGAGTTCGCATCTGCGATGCGGATGCCGTGCGGCAGGGTAGCTCAGTTGGTGAGAGCGCACGACTCATAATCGTGAGGTCGCGGGTTCAAGCCCCGCTCCTGCTACAGAATGAAACCCCCGGAACCTCCCGGGGGTTTTGTCGTCTCCGGCCTCCGTGCCGGGATACCGTCCTCACCCGCGCGGAGCGTCTTAGAGTGTGTGACGCGTCGGCCACCCAGCCGGCCACCGAGATGGCGGGCATCGAGGGACGAGGTCTGCCGTGTCTGCGCCCGATCGCCGTGCGAGCATCGTGTTCCGGGACGCCCGGCGCGCCCTGGAGGAAGCTGTCGCCGACGGGCGCGGTCATTGCCTCGGGCTGGAGACGCTCGCGCCGCAGGAGTCGTGGGACGTGCTGGTCGCCGAAGGGTACGGGCGCGCGTTGCTGACCGGCGCCCTCGCCGGGGCCCTCGCCGGGCTGCGGCGGCACGGCGTGACCGTCGCCGACGTGCTGAGCTGTCCTGCGGTCCCTCTCGGGGTCGAGCTCCGGCCGAGAAGCCTCCGGCTCGTCAGGGGATGGCTCGCGGACGGCGTGGCCGAGATGGACGATGCCGTCGTGTCGCGGACGATGGTGGCCGGTGTCGCCGACGACCTCATCGGTGCCTCCGATGCGGCCCTGGCCGTCGGCGACGCGCACCGGGTGGCCGTGCTGGTGTTCGCGATCGCGGCGGTCGGCACCCACGCCGTCTGGCGTGCGGGGTGACGCGCGCTGTCAGCGCTGAGGGGCGAAGGCGTCGGGTGCGGAGGTGCGGACGCGACCGCGGATGAAGATCATCAGCACGAGACCCACGACGACCACCACGATGTTCCCCAGAGCCGCGAACGCCGTCAGCCCACCCTCGGCGGGGTGCAGCGTCTGCAGGAAGATGCTCGGGTCGGTGCTTGCGTGCAGGAGGATCGGGGCGACGATGGTCCGGGTGACGCGGAGCGCGAGGTACATGCAGATGCCGAACGCGAACGTGTACACGAGCTGGAAGAGCGTCGCGAGGAGGTTCTGCCCGGTCAGAAGGTTGCCGGCGTGAAGAGCGGCGAAGATCGCCGCAGAGATCACCGCGACGACGAGCTCGCGCGCCCCCGCGTCCCGCATCATCTTCACGACGAGGCCGCGGGTGAGGACCTCTTCCGCGAAGCCGATGGCGAGTCCCGCGAGCAGCCAGGTCGCGACAACATCCAACCCGACGCTGCCATAGTCGATCGTGAGGAAGCGGAGGACGTTGAACAGCAGGACCGCGACGATCGCGATCCACATCCATCCCGCTCCCCGGATCGGCTGGCGCCCGAACACGGGGCGCCGCCACCCGACCGAGGCGATGAACCCGATGAGCAGGAGACCCCCGACGAGGATCGGAAGGACGTCGTAGACGAGGACGCCGGCTGCGCTGGCCGGGTCGTCGACCTGCGCGGCCAGCGGGAGGAAGGCGAGCGAGAACAGCTGATAGTGGCCGTAGTACACCGCCGCGAGCAGGAGGGCGCGCCACCAGCCTCCGCGATCCCAGAAGCGCCGCCAGGCGGAACGGTGCGGTGCGGCGTCGATCACGGGTGCTCCTCGAAGGGGGATGGCGGGCACCTCCAGTGTGACGGCTCCGCCCGCGCGGCGCGGGCGCCGGGCGGCGACACGCCGTGTCAACCCCCTCGGCCCCGGCAGCCCGCCCGCCCAGACTGGCCGTCCGGATCCCCAACGTCAGGAGGCGCCATGTCCGACACGTCGAACAGCCAGGACAACCAGGAGGAGATCGAAGCCATCGGCGTCGACCCCGACTTCGTCACCACTGATCACGACCCCGAGCCCGATGAGCTCCCGGCGACGGGCGGCGGGGAGGACGACGACGACGTCGACGTCGCCGACCTCCCCTAGTGCGGGCTACCTGCCTGTGGGCGCCGAGCCGGTCTCTCCCGGCTCGGCGTCCGTGCGTCCGGGATCGACGCGCCCGGCCGTGCGGAGCTCCGCCTCCAGACGCTCGGCCTCCTCGCCGCTGATCGCCTCACCGCGGGCCACGAGACCGGCCTGATCCGACAGCGGGATCTGCTTGAGGAACAGCGACAGGATGAGCGCGAGCGCGATGAAGGGCACGAGGTACCAGAACACCGGGGCGAGCGCGTCCGCGTACGCCGTGACGATGCCGTCGCGCACCTCGTCCGGCAGGCTGTTCAGCGTGGCGGGGTCGATCGTTGACGCGGCCTGGGACGCGGCCTCGGGGGATGCCCCGGCGCCGGCGAACACACCGAGGAGGTTCTCCGTCAGCCGCGTGGTGAAGATCGTGCCGAACACCGCGGTCCCCAGCGAGGCGCCGACCTCGCGGAAGTAGTTGTTCGTGCTCGTGGCGGTGCCGATCTCGCCTGCCGGGACGGCGTTCTGCACGACGAGCACGACGACCTGCATGATGAGGCCGAGCCCGGCGCCGAAGACGAACAGGAACGCGCAGATCAGCCAGATCGGCGTCTCCGCCGACAGAGTGGTCATGGCGACCATCGCGATGCCGGTGATGATGGTGCCGAGGATCGGGTAGATCTTGTACTTCCCGGTCTTCGAGATCGCGATGCCGGAGAAGATCGAGGTCCCCATGAGGCCCACCATCATCGGGATCATCAGCAGCCCCGACGCGGCGGCGGACGTTCCGGACGACATCTGCAGGAATGTCGGGACGAAGCCGATCGCCGCGAACATGCCGATGCCGAGGACGAGGCCGATCGCGGTGGCGTTCACGAAGATCGGGTTGCGGAAGAGGCTGAGCGGGATGATCGGGTCCTGCACGCGCGACTCGGTGATGACGAACGCCGTCGCCGACACCACGAGGCCGGCGCCCCAGGCCC from Microbacterium paraoxydans includes the following:
- a CDS encoding M23 family metallopeptidase is translated as MIALAAVIPLSRRAARQRQAEVPPVPVAPEEPFIAAAAPAIADVPAVPVVAEIVEKSEDTVPVEDIAPASEPFVAEADAEGDAFERASRAFRETGSIPTPSASRRSAFVANAASQTAPNIGTAGLAAVGPRRTRRIRKTLAAGATVGAMGLAGLLAVSMTLPAEAVAAAQGGSLASTSLVTAAAADAAGSADDEIQAFVAPSGVQNEPLSRADNFSTVSLVEVAAEQGINYSGEIFTNDPDAAIQWPFLVGVGMSYGYGMRSGRLHEGIDFVPGNGAPIQAIADGTVRIATEQGAAYGVTVYIDHVIDGSVITSHYSHMQYGSLQVKAGDKVKVGDIVGKTGNTGRSYGAHLHFELIVNGTTIDPMPWLKKNAGRTSLTSEE
- a CDS encoding MDR family MFS transporter codes for the protein MSATATADAPFLLTKRRIWIIFSALIAGMLLASLDHTIVSTAMPTIVGQLGGVDHQVWITTAYLLATTIVMPIYGKFGDVLGRRSLFLVAIALFTLASVGCAFASDFWMFVVFRALQGLGGGGLMILSQAIIADIVPANERGKYMGPLGAVFGLSAVAGPLLGGFFVDHMTWQWAFYINIPVGIAAFLIALVALKLPSKKAEKPIDILGVLFLSAATTCLIFFTDFGGDAAFGWDSLATWAWGAGLVVSATAFVITESRVQDPIIPLSLFRNPIFVNATAIGLVLGIGMFAAIGFVPTFLQMSSGTSAAASGLLMIPMMVGLMGTSIFSGIAISKTGKYKIYPILGTIITGIAMVAMTTLSAETPIWLICAFLFVFGAGLGLIMQVVVLVVQNAVPAGEIGTATSTNNYFREVGASLGTAVFGTIFTTRLTENLLGVFAGAGASPEAASQAASTIDPATLNSLPDEVRDGIVTAYADALAPVFWYLVPFIALALILSLFLKQIPLSDQAGLVARGEAISGEEAERLEAELRTAGRVDPGRTDAEPGETGSAPTGR
- a CDS encoding FBP domain-containing protein, which codes for MRPLTEADVRASFVNADADELRVIEMPHDFLLVDWDYLDFFAWRDPSAGKRGYVLIPHEGRVVGVVLRASEPGRGRSGMCNICHTMQPGNQVALFAARRTGEAGERGDSVGTYICADLSCHENVRLAHPLAPNEIRAAGQVDFRLDGTRRRMERFVARVWEGA
- a CDS encoding CPBP family intramembrane glutamic endopeptidase; this encodes MIDAAPHRSAWRRFWDRGGWWRALLLAAVYYGHYQLFSLAFLPLAAQVDDPASAAGVLVYDVLPILVGGLLLIGFIASVGWRRPVFGRQPIRGAGWMWIAIVAVLLFNVLRFLTIDYGSVGLDVVATWLLAGLAIGFAEEVLTRGLVVKMMRDAGARELVVAVISAAIFAALHAGNLLTGQNLLATLFQLVYTFAFGICMYLALRVTRTIVAPILLHASTDPSIFLQTLHPAEGGLTAFAALGNIVVVVVGLVLMIFIRGRVRTSAPDAFAPQR
- a CDS encoding enoyl-CoA hydratase/isomerase family protein — its product is MSDAILFAVDEGMARLTLNRPTRLNAFNADLAYAWRDATVEATSRDDVQAILIDAAGPAFCAGGDVIDMATTMGSSGAEITALAEVINTGIRALTESSVPVVAAAHGTTAGGGLGILLATDYAVVGSRSQLGSLYANIGLTPDLSVSAQLARAVGQRRALQLVLQDRLLTAAEALDWGLVAEVVEGEDGRTEADRVRARAEEVARFWLAGAADAYGQAKRLVRSQPERTFAEQLSEEARSIGAALETPDAQARVAAFAAASAKKAG
- a CDS encoding PfkB family carbohydrate kinase, which encodes MTTETSPGGAAVVIGDALIDEIRDEAGVREFVGGAALNVAVGLRRLGIPTTLIAMVGEDVAGAHIREYLADHGVRLIASAAPHGSSRAVVTRTANGEPSYVFNRAAQERTVRYSDEAKAAIAGADIVAVSCFPFDVPAEVEALAAAVEGARLAIDPNPRTGMLSDREEFVRGFERLAARADLVKVGADDADVLYDGDLDTLRARLRGLGVTAVLATAGADGAVLESDAGSVSAPISALPGRVVDTVGAGDATLAAVAAGLVDGAPKAVEGWSALLERAMDVAAATCRAEGGLLRTPESLAAADRGVHGS
- a CDS encoding inositol monophosphatase family protein, which translates into the protein MDALELSALATEIAEEAGALARTRRREGVRLAATKSTLADIVTEADREVEALIRERLRAARPADGFLGEESGAATGDSGITWVVDPIDGTVNYAYGIPAYNVSIAAVSGPPEPDAWEALAAAVHAPAIGETFAAARGHGAWSDGVRLAVTAVTDAGALLATGFGYDPATHDGDLATVRRVMPIARDLRRMGSAALDLAYVAAGRLDGYFERGLKPWDHAAGALLVQEAGGRVSRIDRESPRPFLIAGGVTVHDRLRDILDEEKP